The following DNA comes from Cellulomonas soli.
TGCGCGATCGTGCAGGTCGTCGCACTGGGGACGACGGCCGCGTGCACCGGCGACGACGACGGGCACCCGCAGGGCACCGCCGCCACCGCGCTCGCCACAGCCTGGGACGCGCTGCCCGCCTCGCTCCGCGACGCCGCACCGGCCGGGGCCGTCCTCGCCGTCTTCGAGGGGACCGGTCCCGGAGGCGGGAGCGTGCGCGGTGTGGTCGCCCGCGACGGCGAGACCTGCACCGCGGCGACCGCCGACGGAGAGGGCACCGGGGCCTCCGTGCTCGTCTCCGCCGCGGGGCCGCAGGACGAGGACGACCAGGCCGACGGCGCCACGACCGACCTGCTGGCGAGCACGCTGCACGCCTCCGGAGAGGTCTCCGCGTTCGCCCCCGACGACTCGACGACCTCGACGACGTTGCGCTGCGGGCCGGAGGGCGCCCAGGTCGTCCTCGACCCCATGCCCGCGGATCTTGAGGTCATCGGCTCGGGCACGGTCGTGCGATACACCAACGGGTTCCCGGTCGGCCTCGTCGTCGGTCCGGCCGACCTGCGCGAGCGCGCGACCGCGGTGGCCGCCGAGGCCGACGCCCCCGACCCCGCCGTGCTGGAGCTGCCGCACCTGGCGCTCGACGACACCGCCGTGGGCACGCTGCCCACGCCGCTGCGCCGCTCCGTCGTGGCCACCTTCACGGTCGGCTCGCCCACGGGCACGCTGACCGGCGCGGTCGTCCTCACCGGGACGCGCTGCGCGCTCACCGTCGTCGACGGTGCGGGGTCGTTCGGCCTCGACGGCACCCCCGACCTCGCGCTCGACCCCGACGAGCAGGCCACCACGCTCCTCGACGGCCCCTCGGCACGGGCCCTGGCCGGCGGCGGCATCGACGGCGACATCGCCCTGACCTGCGCGACCAGCGCGACGGCCGTGCTGCTGACCGGCGTCGAGCCGGCCGCGACGAGCGCCGACGGCTCGGCGACCGTCACCGCCGGCGAGGACGGAGGGACGCTGGTGCTCGTCGGCACCGCGGCGGCCCGCAGGTCCGTCACGAGCCTGCTCGCACGCCGATAGGGTTCAGGGCGTCCCCGCCGAGCAGGAGCGTCGTATGCCCGAGTTCACCACGCCGTCGTCGGTGACCACCGACCCCACCTGGTCGATCACGACCCTGCTCGCGCAGCGGCTCGCCCGCGACCCGCAGGACGTCTTCGCCGAGCGACACCAGGACGACGGCTCGTGGTCGCCGGTGACGGTGCAGGAGTTCGTCGACCAGGTGCGGGCCGTGGCCAAGGGGCTCGTGGCCGGCGGCGTCGAGCCCGGCGACCGCGTCGGCATCATGTCGCGCACCCGGTACGAGTGGACGCTCATCGACTTCGCCGTGTGGGAGGCGGGCGCCGTCGGCGTGCCGATCTACGAGACCTCCTCGGCGGAGCAGGTGCGCTGGATCGCCGCCGACGCCGGGATCCGGCTCGCCGTGGTCGAGACGCCTACGCATGCCGCCACGGTCGCGGCGGTGCGTGACGACCTGCCCGGACTGGGCGAGGTGCTCGTCCTCGACGAGGGTGCCGTGGCCACCCTGGTGCAGCGCGGCGCGGACGTCCCCGACGAGGAGATCGCCCGTCGCAGCGCCCTGGCCGGCATGGACGACCTGGCCACCGTGATCTACACCTCGGGCACGACCGGCCGACCCAAGGGGGTCGAGCTCACGCACGGCAACTTCGTCGCGCTCACGCTCAACGGCGTCGAGGGACTGCGCGAGGTCTGTGCCAAGCCGTACTCGCGCACGCTGCTGTTCATGCCGCTGGCGCACGTGTTCGCGCGCTTCATCCAGGTGCTGAGCGTCCCGTCGGGCGCCGTGCTGGGGCACACCCCGGACACGCGCAACCTGCTGCCGGACCTGGCGGCCTTCCGTCCGACCTTCATCCTGGCTGTACCACGGGTGTTCGAGAAGGTGTACAACTCCGCGGGCCAGAAGGCCGGGTCCGGCGTCTCGCTGCGGGTCTTCCGGTGGGCGACCAAGGTCGCGATCACGTACTCCCGCGCGCTGGACACCCCCGGCGGGCCGAGCGCGGCCCTGAAGGCGCAGCACCGCCTGGCCGACCGCCTCGTGCACGCGAAGCTCCGCCAGGCCCTGGGCGGCGCGTGCGAGTTCGCGGTCTCCGGCGGTGCGCCTCTGGGTGAGCGCCTCGGTCACTTCTACCGCGGGATCGGGGTACGCGTCCTGGAGGGCTACGGCCTGACGGAGACCACCGCCCCGACCGCGGTGAACCGACCCGGGCTGACCAAGGTCGGCACCGTGGGACCGGCGTTCCCCGGCACGTCGCTGCGGGTGGACGACGCCGGCGAGATCTTCATCAAGGGACCGCACATCTTCCGGGGGTACCGGCACGACGCCGAGGCCACCGCCGCTGCCCTGTCCGACGGCTGGTTCCGCACGGGCGACCTCGGCGTGCTCGACGCGGACGGCTACCTGCGCATCACGGGGCGCACCAAGGAGATCATCGTCACCGCCGGCGGCAAGAACGTCGCTCCGGCGGTGCTCGAGGACCGCCTGCGCGGGCACCCGCTGGTCAGCCAGGTCGTGGTGGTCGGCGACCAGCGCCCCTTCATCGGCGCGCTCGTCACGCTCGACGCCGAGATGCTGCCCGGGTGGCTGAGCAACCACGGCCTGCCGGCGATGGACGTCGCCACGGCCGCGGTGCACCCCGCGGTGCGCGACTCGCTCGACGCGGCCGTCGCCCGCACCAACGAGGCGGTCTCGCGTGCGGAGTCGATCCGCAAGATCCACGTGCTGCCGACGGACTTCACCGAGGCGAACGGGTACCTGACGCCGTCGCTCAAGGTGAAGCGCGCGCTCGTGCTGCGCGACTTCGCCGCGACGATCGAGGAGCTCTACACCGACACCCGCGCCGAGGCCTGAGCCCGGGCGTCGCCCTCAGACGATCCGGCGCAGCCGCATCTGGTCGCTCGACAGCGTCGGGACGGCCTCGCTGGGCGTCGACCCGTCCGACCACCGCAGCACCGCACCGACCCCGTCGACCAGCTCGACCTGCCCGTCGTCGACGAGCGTCAGGCCCGCGTCCTGACCGACCGCGGCCCTCAGCAGCGCGGCGTCGGCGGGCATCGGTCGGACCGGTCCGTCCACGCCGATCACCCCCAGCTCGGTCTCCGACAGCGCGAGCTGCAGCGGCTCCGGTCCGACCCAGAGCGTGCGCGACCCGAGCCCGGACGTCGGCGAGATGACGAGCTCGGCGACCTGCCCACGCTGCAGCACCGCCACGACGTCCTCGAGCGCCGTCACCGCACCCGAACCCCGGCCCTGCTGCTCGCGGTACCGGGCCAGCGACGCCTCCCGACGACGCCAGCGGAACGCCTCGAGGCTCTCGGCGACCTTGTGCCCGAACTCGCGGTGCACGCCCTCGGCCCGCGAGCCGCCGGCGACCTCGACGAGCCGGTCGCGCACCGGCTGGCCGACCGCGTCGCGCACGAGCGCGACCGCTCGCACGTCCCCCGTGAGCAGGACGACCTCCGGATCACGGCTCGCCACCGCGCGGTCGACCTCGGCCGCGACAGCCTCGGCGTTCCGGTCCCACGAGTCCTCGGCGCGCTTGTCCGACAGCCCGCCGTCGCGCACCTTGTGCAGCGCGTCGTGATCACCTTCGACGACCCAGTGCTCGGTGTCACGGACCCCGGTCCCGTCCGACCAGGTCAGGTCGGCACCCTGCCGGTCGACCACGACGAGCAGCGACCGGGACGACTCGTCGGCCGCCTGCGCGGCGGGCAGGAGCACGGGCACCGGTCCGAAGGTGGCGGAGGACGCGGCCGGCGGTGCGGCCACGCACCGGTCGATGCGGACCCCCTCGGCGTCGGCGAGCAGCACGCGCCCGTGCGGGCCGGAGACGCCCAGCGGCCGGGCGACGCGCTCCTCGATCTCGTCGAGCACGGCCGCGGTGGCTCCCTGCGGCTCGAGCTCACGCCGTAGTGCGCGCCAGCGTCCCAGGACCTCCTCGTCACCGCTCGCGTCGGCCCGGGTCGCGTCGAGGAAGACGCTGGTGAAGGGGGCGGGTCGTCCGAGAAGGGGCTTGAGCCAGCGCAGGTCCATGGAGCACTACCTCCGGGGTCGAGGGGCTCCGGAGGGTGCCGGCCACGCTGCCGGACCGCCCACCGGAACTGACTCCCCCACGATCCGCCAGGCCCGAGTCACGCGCCACCGGGCGGCAGGGCGAAGGTCCGTGCTCGCGCCGGTCCGGGGTCGGAGATCAGGCCAGCGTCCGCGGATCGTCCTCGGCCCTGTCCTCGGCCCTGTCCTGGGCATGGTCCTGGGCGATGGCCTCGTGGTGGCGGATGACCTCCTCGACGATGAACGCGAGGAACTTCTCGGCGAACACAGGGTCGAGGTCGGCCTCGTGGGCGAGCGAGCGCAGCCGCGCGACCTGCTCCTCCTCGCGTCCGGGGTCCGACGGTGGCAGCCCGCGAGAGGCCTTGAGGACCCCGACCTGCTGCGTGGCCTTGAACCGCTCGGCCAGCAGGTACACGAGTGCGGCGTCGATGTTGTCGATGCTCCCGCGCAGCCGTCGCAGCTCGGCGGGGATCTCGGGCAGGTCGCTCACGGGCCCGATCCTAGGGGCGCGCGGGTTGCAGATCGGGTCCGGTCCGGGCGTCGACCTCGGCGAAGGAGTCGAGCCGCAGGTCACGCGAGCGGGCCAGGTGTGCCGAGAGCGCCGCGCGGGCGCGCTCGAGGTCCTGGCTGCGCAGCGCGACCATGACCTCCTCGTGCTCGGCGGTGCTCGCCACGAGGTCGTTCGTGCTCTCGACGCGACCCAGGTCGTAGATGCGCAGCTGCGCGGTGAGCCGGACGAGCACGTCGCGCACGGTCGGCGAGTGCGCGGCGAGCCAGAGCTCCTCGTGCCACTGCGCGTGCAGCCGGCGCACCTCGGTCGGGTCGTCGGCCTCCGCGGCGGCGTCGTGCAGGCGCTCGAGCCGGACGAGCTCGAGCCTGGTCCGGCGCGTCGCGGCGTTGGCGGCGGCGACCGACT
Coding sequences within:
- a CDS encoding AMP-dependent synthetase/ligase; translated protein: MPEFTTPSSVTTDPTWSITTLLAQRLARDPQDVFAERHQDDGSWSPVTVQEFVDQVRAVAKGLVAGGVEPGDRVGIMSRTRYEWTLIDFAVWEAGAVGVPIYETSSAEQVRWIAADAGIRLAVVETPTHAATVAAVRDDLPGLGEVLVLDEGAVATLVQRGADVPDEEIARRSALAGMDDLATVIYTSGTTGRPKGVELTHGNFVALTLNGVEGLREVCAKPYSRTLLFMPLAHVFARFIQVLSVPSGAVLGHTPDTRNLLPDLAAFRPTFILAVPRVFEKVYNSAGQKAGSGVSLRVFRWATKVAITYSRALDTPGGPSAALKAQHRLADRLVHAKLRQALGGACEFAVSGGAPLGERLGHFYRGIGVRVLEGYGLTETTAPTAVNRPGLTKVGTVGPAFPGTSLRVDDAGEIFIKGPHIFRGYRHDAEATAAALSDGWFRTGDLGVLDADGYLRITGRTKEIIVTAGGKNVAPAVLEDRLRGHPLVSQVVVVGDQRPFIGALVTLDAEMLPGWLSNHGLPAMDVATAAVHPAVRDSLDAAVARTNEAVSRAESIRKIHVLPTDFTEANGYLTPSLKVKRALVLRDFAATIEELYTDTRAEA
- a CDS encoding baeRF2 domain-containing protein; the encoded protein is MDLRWLKPLLGRPAPFTSVFLDATRADASGDEEVLGRWRALRRELEPQGATAAVLDEIEERVARPLGVSGPHGRVLLADAEGVRIDRCVAAPPAASSATFGPVPVLLPAAQAADESSRSLLVVVDRQGADLTWSDGTGVRDTEHWVVEGDHDALHKVRDGGLSDKRAEDSWDRNAEAVAAEVDRAVASRDPEVVLLTGDVRAVALVRDAVGQPVRDRLVEVAGGSRAEGVHREFGHKVAESLEAFRWRRREASLARYREQQGRGSGAVTALEDVVAVLQRGQVAELVISPTSGLGSRTLWVGPEPLQLALSETELGVIGVDGPVRPMPADAALLRAAVGQDAGLTLVDDGQVELVDGVGAVLRWSDGSTPSEAVPTLSSDQMRLRRIV
- a CDS encoding chorismate mutase — translated: MSDLPEIPAELRRLRGSIDNIDAALVYLLAERFKATQQVGVLKASRGLPPSDPGREEEQVARLRSLAHEADLDPVFAEKFLAFIVEEVIRHHEAIAQDHAQDRAEDRAEDDPRTLA
- a CDS encoding GntR family transcriptional regulator, encoding MDDAPQGRTGNGRPDATAQQYVLLREDVLRGVFPAGTLLQETQLTSRYGVSRTPIREALARLAQDGLLERAVRGYRVRSGTAEDVLDIYEARIALESVAAANAATRRTRLELVRLERLHDAAAEADDPTEVRRLHAQWHEELWLAAHSPTVRDVLVRLTAQLRIYDLGRVESTNDLVASTAEHEEVMVALRSQDLERARAALSAHLARSRDLRLDSFAEVDARTGPDLQPARP